From Pseudonocardia autotrophica, one genomic window encodes:
- a CDS encoding restriction endonuclease subunit S, with the protein MSDLPTGWEWATLGELAGPEERAITDGPFGSNLKSTHYTSSGARVFRLQNIGDGHFRDEQAYISLDHFENLRAHEAREGDLLVASLGEDPPRACLVPKIDHRAIVKADCIRVRLSQVVDSRWVLYALQAPATKERARGEIKGVGRPRLGLAQIRGIPIPVPPIAEQNRLVATLESHLSRLDAGIKILAESGSAGQALKRQTLMCAVDDAEGLKSTVDQAGQVDLGRQRHPDWHSGSDMRPYLRVANVFEDRIDLGDVKSMNFPPETFARFELKPGDVLLNEGQSPEYLGRPAMYRGEPGKYAFTNSLLRFRAGPDVLPEWALLVFRRHMHAGRFVKEVRITTNIAHLSATRFKSVEFPIPTLETQARVVAETTERLREIDRLGTSIDLAARRAEQLRRSLLAEAFAGRLAPQDPRDEPASVLLERIRAERAAQPKSRRSRSTAK; encoded by the coding sequence GTGAGCGATCTGCCCACGGGGTGGGAATGGGCGACGCTCGGCGAGCTTGCAGGACCAGAAGAACGAGCGATAACAGACGGACCTTTTGGATCGAATCTGAAGTCGACTCACTACACTAGCTCGGGTGCGCGGGTCTTTCGCCTACAGAACATCGGCGACGGCCACTTTCGTGACGAACAGGCTTACATCAGCTTAGATCATTTCGAGAACCTGCGAGCGCATGAGGCGCGCGAGGGTGACCTCCTCGTCGCTTCACTAGGGGAAGACCCCCCTCGTGCCTGTCTTGTTCCGAAGATCGATCACCGTGCCATAGTTAAAGCTGACTGTATTCGGGTTCGACTTAGCCAGGTCGTAGACTCCCGATGGGTTCTGTACGCGCTGCAGGCGCCAGCAACTAAGGAGCGCGCAAGAGGTGAAATCAAGGGTGTTGGTCGACCCCGCTTGGGTTTGGCCCAGATCCGCGGAATCCCAATCCCAGTCCCTCCCATAGCTGAGCAGAATCGCCTCGTCGCTACGCTCGAATCGCATCTGTCACGTCTCGACGCAGGAATAAAAATTCTTGCGGAGTCCGGCTCCGCAGGTCAGGCGCTGAAGCGGCAGACACTAATGTGCGCTGTCGATGATGCAGAAGGATTGAAGTCCACGGTCGACCAGGCTGGTCAAGTAGACCTCGGTCGTCAACGCCATCCGGACTGGCATTCTGGCTCGGACATGCGCCCTTACCTGCGTGTGGCGAACGTCTTCGAGGATCGTATAGATCTCGGCGACGTTAAGTCTATGAATTTTCCGCCTGAGACGTTCGCCCGTTTCGAGCTCAAGCCCGGTGACGTTCTGCTGAACGAGGGCCAGAGCCCGGAATACCTCGGCCGCCCAGCCATGTACCGCGGCGAACCCGGAAAGTATGCGTTCACTAACAGCCTGTTGCGTTTCCGGGCCGGTCCGGACGTCCTCCCCGAGTGGGCGCTGCTGGTGTTCCGTCGTCACATGCACGCCGGTCGGTTCGTGAAGGAAGTCAGAATCACCACGAACATCGCGCATCTTTCGGCAACTCGTTTCAAATCGGTGGAGTTCCCGATCCCGACGTTGGAGACCCAAGCTCGAGTCGTTGCCGAGACGACGGAGCGTCTGCGTGAGATCGACCGACTCGGCACCTCCATCGATCTTGCCGCTCGCCGAGCTGAGCAGCTCCGTCGCTCCCTTCTCGCCGAGGCGTTCGCCGGTCGTCTGGCCCCGCAGGACCCGCGCGACGAGCCGGCGTCGGTGCTGCTGGAGCGCATCCGCGCCGAACGAGCCGCGCAACCGAAGTCTCGACGTAGTAGGAGCACCGCGAAGTGA
- a CDS encoding class I SAM-dependent DNA methyltransferase, protein MTVPKTAAEAKQLVDKLWSYCHVLRHDGVSTIDYVDQLTLLLFLKMAEERAGRTAFGGGAQIVPKQLSWQTLLDADAKELKQQYEKILEKLGEHPETALGLIYQSAENKIRDPATLRRLIVDLVDKVNWSLTGVDIKGDAYEALLEKGAEDVKSGAGQYFTPRPLIDAMVRCVQPRPDDTIADPACGTGGFLLAAHDYIQRHHTKDLTAEEAGHLRGLGISGVELVHGTARLAQMNLLLHGIGESAGKAQIDVRDALARPPRADERASLVLANPPFGRKSGFSSVDEFGKVTREDAGYDRSDFWVTTSNKQLNFVQHIALQLKIDGRAAVVVPDNVLFEGGAGETLRRRLLTDCNVHTLLRLPTGIFYAGGVKANVLFFDAKRARPETPWTSELWVYDLRTSQHFTLRQNKLAAHHLDDFVDRYHRREESDRFRRFTYDELVARDKVNLDITWLSDNDTEELPPPDVLAQEIVEDLQVALTEFAAVADALQLAATEREGNTQEP, encoded by the coding sequence GTGACCGTGCCGAAGACCGCGGCCGAGGCGAAGCAGCTCGTCGACAAGCTGTGGAGCTACTGCCACGTACTGCGCCACGATGGCGTGTCCACGATCGACTACGTCGACCAGCTCACGTTGCTGCTGTTCCTGAAGATGGCCGAGGAACGCGCCGGACGGACGGCGTTCGGCGGCGGCGCGCAGATCGTGCCGAAGCAACTGAGCTGGCAGACGCTGCTCGACGCCGACGCGAAGGAACTGAAGCAGCAGTACGAGAAGATCCTGGAGAAGCTCGGAGAACACCCCGAAACGGCACTGGGGCTGATCTACCAGAGCGCGGAGAACAAAATCCGCGACCCGGCGACGTTGCGGCGGTTAATCGTCGACTTGGTCGACAAGGTGAACTGGTCGCTCACCGGCGTCGACATCAAGGGCGATGCCTACGAGGCGCTGTTGGAGAAGGGCGCCGAGGACGTCAAGTCCGGTGCCGGCCAGTACTTCACCCCGCGCCCGCTGATCGACGCCATGGTGCGGTGCGTGCAGCCCCGGCCGGACGACACGATTGCCGACCCCGCTTGCGGCACCGGTGGCTTCCTGCTCGCCGCGCACGACTACATCCAGCGCCACCACACCAAGGACCTCACTGCCGAAGAGGCAGGGCACCTGCGGGGCCTCGGCATCTCCGGGGTCGAGCTGGTGCACGGCACGGCGCGACTGGCGCAGATGAACCTGCTGCTGCACGGCATCGGCGAGTCCGCCGGGAAGGCTCAGATCGACGTGCGTGACGCGTTGGCCCGCCCACCGCGCGCCGACGAGCGAGCCAGCCTGGTGCTAGCGAACCCGCCGTTCGGGCGCAAGTCCGGGTTCAGCTCCGTCGACGAGTTCGGCAAGGTGACCCGCGAGGACGCCGGTTACGACCGCAGCGACTTCTGGGTCACCACCAGCAACAAGCAGCTCAACTTTGTGCAGCACATCGCCCTGCAGCTCAAGATCGACGGTCGGGCCGCCGTGGTCGTGCCCGACAACGTGCTGTTCGAGGGCGGTGCGGGTGAAACGCTGCGCCGTCGCCTACTCACCGACTGCAACGTGCACACCCTGCTACGACTGCCCACCGGGATCTTCTACGCTGGTGGCGTCAAGGCGAATGTGCTGTTTTTTGACGCGAAGCGGGCCCGCCCGGAGACTCCGTGGACCTCGGAGCTGTGGGTGTACGACCTGCGCACGAGCCAGCACTTCACGCTGCGCCAGAACAAGCTGGCCGCCCATCACCTCGACGACTTCGTCGACCGGTACCACCGCCGCGAGGAGTCCGACCGCTTCCGGCGCTTCACCTACGACGAGCTCGTAGCCCGTGACAAGGTCAACCTCGACATCACCTGGCTGTCCGACAACGACACCGAGGAGCTTCCGCCGCCGGACGTGCTGGCGCAGGAGATCGTCGAGGACCTCCAGGTCGCCCTCACCGAGTTCGCCGCCGTCGCCGACGCGCTGCAGCTCGCGGCGACGGAGCGCGAGGGGAACACTCAGGAACCGTGA
- a CDS encoding AIPR family protein, protein MIRHLQLTYGELIDMDGVVFPPGPDRDNVFRSRALTALAIQDLTGCSAADAAAGVIDCFDDQGVDGVAVSADHNRVWLLQTKWSDQGTGGIDMSSTLKFLRGVEMLQDGEYTEFCDHLDRVRDGLDRAMNNPGVRVTLVLVLFGKQQPAPVLRAEFDKFLAGVNDLHPMADLVVLNFAEIYEVVRRGADTAAADLALTLEQWGYLPEPFPAYYGSVAASEIAEWYAAAGERLFGRNIRGSLDLTDVNQGIRSTLRTAPESFWYLNNGITILCASLTKAFAGGSRAFGKFELSGANVVNGAQTVSSIHEVAREDPDVVANARVWVRLITLDACPPGFAAQVTEATNTQNQVVARDFVALDPVQATLRQDFALTLGKTYVVKRGEPEPEPAHGCSVVDVANALACADPDARHVARAQQGAAMWERGDQGTYSTLFRRAPSAERAWLLVGFLREVAARLQAEEAGREGRALRVVATARYLIAHVLLRYAADDGGADPDRPAWPALLAKVGELVDLLTVTIDTHYSPHSAIPAIMGDGDRCVDLAATALDHLRSGSGPVDLPAQYSTAARKERVTRRPNAVTVLVDAGTLPDGTPLRFVPRTSRQIEAFGRWIDADPRRGIATWVNRRGSPLLWAADGRYYSPSKLVMDMISEVGIVVKAVQGTRHWQTEDGRILVDIAEAVRSGES, encoded by the coding sequence GTGATCCGGCATCTTCAGCTCACCTACGGCGAGCTGATCGACATGGATGGCGTGGTGTTCCCTCCCGGCCCCGATCGGGACAATGTCTTCCGGTCCCGGGCGCTGACCGCTCTCGCCATCCAAGATCTGACCGGGTGTAGCGCGGCCGATGCGGCGGCCGGGGTCATCGATTGCTTCGACGACCAGGGTGTCGACGGCGTCGCTGTGTCGGCCGACCACAACAGAGTGTGGCTCCTGCAGACCAAGTGGAGTGATCAGGGCACCGGCGGCATCGACATGAGCTCGACGCTGAAGTTCCTCCGCGGGGTCGAGATGCTGCAGGACGGCGAGTATACCGAGTTCTGCGATCACCTCGATCGAGTGCGGGACGGTCTCGACCGGGCTATGAACAATCCCGGGGTCCGGGTTACCCTCGTGCTGGTCCTCTTCGGCAAGCAGCAGCCGGCACCTGTGTTGCGCGCGGAGTTCGACAAGTTCCTCGCTGGGGTCAACGACCTGCACCCGATGGCAGATCTCGTCGTGCTCAACTTCGCCGAGATATATGAGGTCGTGCGGCGCGGCGCCGACACAGCCGCGGCGGATCTGGCGTTGACGCTGGAGCAGTGGGGGTACCTACCAGAACCGTTCCCCGCGTACTACGGCTCGGTCGCGGCATCCGAGATCGCTGAATGGTACGCAGCTGCAGGTGAGCGTCTCTTCGGTCGCAACATCCGAGGGTCCCTAGACCTCACGGACGTCAACCAGGGAATCCGGTCCACGTTACGCACCGCGCCGGAGTCGTTCTGGTATCTCAACAATGGGATCACCATCCTGTGCGCGTCGCTGACCAAGGCCTTCGCCGGTGGAAGCCGGGCGTTCGGTAAGTTCGAGCTGAGCGGGGCGAACGTCGTTAATGGTGCGCAGACCGTCTCGTCGATCCACGAGGTCGCCCGCGAGGATCCCGACGTCGTGGCGAACGCACGGGTATGGGTTCGACTCATCACCCTCGACGCGTGCCCACCCGGGTTCGCGGCCCAGGTGACGGAGGCGACCAACACCCAGAACCAGGTGGTCGCCCGTGATTTCGTTGCTCTTGATCCTGTCCAGGCGACCCTGCGGCAGGACTTCGCCCTGACGCTGGGCAAGACCTACGTGGTCAAGCGCGGCGAACCGGAACCAGAACCCGCGCACGGCTGCTCGGTCGTCGACGTCGCCAATGCATTGGCCTGCGCCGATCCCGACGCCCGGCACGTGGCACGTGCTCAGCAGGGCGCGGCCATGTGGGAACGCGGAGACCAGGGGACCTACTCCACGCTGTTCCGGCGGGCACCCTCAGCGGAGCGGGCATGGCTGCTCGTCGGGTTCCTCCGGGAGGTAGCCGCCCGCCTGCAGGCCGAAGAAGCGGGTCGGGAAGGGCGCGCGCTGCGGGTGGTGGCGACCGCGCGGTACCTCATCGCGCACGTACTGCTCCGGTATGCCGCAGACGACGGCGGTGCTGATCCTGATCGACCTGCCTGGCCCGCACTTCTGGCGAAGGTCGGCGAACTCGTCGATCTGCTCACCGTCACCATCGACACCCACTACTCGCCGCATTCCGCGATCCCAGCGATCATGGGCGACGGCGATCGGTGCGTCGACCTGGCCGCGACGGCGCTCGATCATTTGCGGTCCGGGTCCGGCCCCGTGGACCTGCCTGCCCAGTACAGCACTGCCGCCCGCAAGGAGCGGGTGACACGAAGGCCGAACGCCGTGACGGTGCTGGTCGACGCAGGAACGTTGCCCGACGGCACACCGCTGCGTTTCGTACCCCGCACATCACGGCAGATCGAAGCGTTCGGGCGATGGATCGACGCTGATCCACGCCGGGGTATCGCAACCTGGGTCAACCGGCGTGGAAGTCCGCTGTTATGGGCGGCGGACGGCCGGTACTACTCCCCGAGCAAGCTGGTCATGGACATGATCAGCGAGGTCGGCATCGTCGTCAAAGCCGTCCAGGGCACACGGCATTGGCAGACCGAGGATGGCCGGATCCTCGTCGACATCGCCGAGGCCGTCCGATCGGGCGAGTCGTGA
- a CDS encoding DUF6461 domain-containing protein, which produces MSDGPGGQWISRSLISEAATLTVCTGLTRVQVLDAFSAQHESEPMGEIINEFSIDPWVAVADLGGGTVLAFEDNGWQGSAGPTLRRVSAAGRAASVFWNVNAVQALSFAEHGRVLSSTTDYGWRPIETGGNRVVAETVAGLDFSDWKTQREQALVAAAWFTGRLIERADVEAILNADRAHRILPWRDDHYPSSAGGDLRARRDLAATMLGEHLAEVGALPDADLRGLAWDLAERVCRETGLLADDPAAGESIARRELTPQAELGARASTLSSGAHVVGWAVLHEATNPDAFNAVLQVRSHARYALPVTDELLRRAVEVHGTT; this is translated from the coding sequence GTGAGCGACGGACCAGGCGGGCAGTGGATCAGTAGGTCGCTGATCAGCGAGGCTGCCACTCTGACGGTGTGCACGGGTCTGACGCGGGTGCAGGTGCTGGACGCGTTCAGCGCACAGCACGAGTCGGAGCCGATGGGCGAGATCATCAACGAGTTCTCGATCGACCCGTGGGTGGCGGTGGCTGATCTCGGTGGCGGGACGGTTCTGGCGTTCGAGGACAACGGGTGGCAGGGCTCCGCGGGGCCGACTCTGCGACGCGTCTCGGCCGCGGGCCGTGCGGCGTCGGTGTTCTGGAACGTCAACGCTGTGCAGGCGTTGTCGTTCGCCGAGCACGGCAGGGTGCTGTCGTCGACGACCGACTACGGATGGCGGCCGATCGAGACCGGCGGGAACCGGGTGGTTGCCGAGACCGTCGCCGGCCTCGATTTCTCGGACTGGAAGACGCAGCGCGAGCAGGCGCTGGTTGCGGCCGCCTGGTTCACCGGACGACTGATCGAGCGGGCGGACGTGGAGGCGATTCTGAACGCGGATCGCGCACATCGGATCCTGCCGTGGCGCGACGACCACTACCCGTCCAGCGCCGGGGGCGACCTCCGGGCACGTCGAGACCTGGCCGCGACGATGCTGGGGGAGCACCTGGCCGAGGTGGGGGCGTTGCCCGACGCGGACCTGCGCGGGCTGGCCTGGGACCTTGCGGAGCGCGTGTGTCGCGAGACCGGGCTGTTGGCCGACGACCCGGCCGCAGGCGAGTCGATCGCCCGTCGCGAGCTGACCCCGCAGGCCGAGCTGGGTGCGCGAGCATCGACGCTGAGTTCCGGTGCGCACGTCGTCGGGTGGGCGGTGCTGCACGAGGCGACGAATCCCGACGCGTTCAACGCGGTGCTGCAGGTGCGTTCACACGCCCGCTACGCCCTGCCCGTGACCGACGAGCTCCTGCGTCGTGCCGTGGAGGTGCACGGGACGACCTGA
- a CDS encoding metal-dependent hydrolase family protein encodes MNDIAIEGGLLWAGPHEHHRDALVYIRGGTVVYAGRAGGIAVPEGTPRVDATGCTVLPGLIDAHVHLTTNSDHDHVVAGDVFRGQVSRPGKLLHGLRNAHRALAAGFTSLRVMGHRDVGEIELRDFVECGLAVGPRLVVSPWWITMTNGHGDLFYPPYTPRQQWDTADGVEECRKIVRLQAREGADFIKVMASGGMSRGEQPHWPNYSVAELAAIVDEAHDLDLRVAAHALSIEGIRRSLEAGVDSIEHGSYLDQDTASEMARRGTFLVPTMAFNDWCQREGTARGLTAAGVEALRDAHDRTIESFELARRAGVRIVMGTDSSGTLCPFGAHARELELYVRYGMTTDEALATATVNAAALLDRPDLGVLREGGAGDAVVVAGDVLADIGVLGQVANIKHVVRSGRDLSDHLRATSDVLDIDGVRGVRQPS; translated from the coding sequence ATGAACGACATCGCCATCGAGGGCGGTCTTCTCTGGGCTGGTCCCCATGAGCATCATCGGGACGCGCTCGTCTACATCCGTGGTGGAACGGTGGTCTACGCGGGGCGCGCCGGGGGCATCGCCGTGCCGGAGGGGACGCCGCGCGTCGACGCCACCGGCTGCACCGTGCTGCCCGGTCTGATCGACGCCCACGTGCACCTCACGACCAACTCCGATCACGATCACGTCGTCGCCGGCGATGTGTTCCGTGGCCAGGTCAGCAGGCCGGGAAAACTGCTGCACGGGTTGCGGAACGCGCACCGGGCGCTCGCCGCCGGCTTCACCTCCCTGCGAGTCATGGGGCATCGCGACGTCGGTGAGATCGAGCTGCGTGACTTCGTCGAGTGCGGGTTGGCGGTCGGACCGCGGTTGGTGGTGTCTCCCTGGTGGATCACCATGACGAACGGTCACGGCGATCTCTTCTATCCGCCGTACACCCCGCGGCAGCAGTGGGACACCGCTGACGGCGTCGAGGAGTGTCGCAAGATCGTGCGACTCCAGGCCCGCGAGGGGGCCGACTTCATCAAGGTGATGGCCAGCGGTGGCATGTCGCGCGGTGAGCAGCCGCATTGGCCGAACTACAGCGTCGCCGAGCTGGCGGCGATCGTGGACGAGGCACACGACCTGGACCTGCGAGTCGCAGCGCACGCGCTCTCGATCGAAGGCATCCGGCGCAGCCTCGAGGCCGGTGTCGACAGCATCGAGCACGGTTCGTACCTGGACCAGGACACCGCGAGCGAGATGGCTCGGCGTGGCACGTTCCTGGTGCCGACCATGGCCTTCAACGACTGGTGTCAGCGCGAAGGAACCGCCCGCGGCCTGACCGCGGCGGGTGTGGAGGCACTGCGTGACGCCCACGACCGCACCATCGAGTCCTTCGAGCTGGCTCGCCGGGCCGGCGTGCGCATCGTGATGGGCACCGACTCCTCGGGGACGCTCTGCCCGTTCGGGGCTCACGCGCGGGAGCTGGAGCTCTACGTCCGGTACGGAATGACCACCGACGAAGCCCTGGCCACGGCCACCGTGAATGCGGCCGCGCTCCTGGACCGGCCGGATCTCGGGGTTCTGAGGGAAGGTGGCGCCGGCGACGCCGTCGTCGTCGCCGGCGACGTGCTGGCCGATATCGGAGTCCTTGGGCAGGTGGCCAACATCAAACACGTCGTGCGGAGTGGCCGCGATCTGTCCGATCATCTGCGCGCCACCTCGGACGTGCTGGACATCGACGGAGTGCGCGGAGTTCGGCAGCCCTCGTGA
- a CDS encoding tautomerase family protein, giving the protein MPYIEASFFAERFQDDEFSARMVEAITEAVTSVIGEAGADSTVILHSVPRSRWGHGGKLMG; this is encoded by the coding sequence ATGCCCTACATCGAAGCCAGCTTCTTCGCCGAGCGGTTTCAGGACGATGAATTCAGTGCACGGATGGTCGAGGCGATCACCGAAGCAGTCACCTCCGTCATCGGAGAGGCCGGAGCCGACAGCACGGTCATCCTGCACAGCGTGCCGCGTTCCCGGTGGGGACACGGTGGAAAGCTGATGGGGTGA
- a CDS encoding LLM class flavin-dependent oxidoreductase — MKFWVTAPFFYPDMSRPWSDLLNDMLSIVDAAEDLGFEGITINENQFQNYVANPSALTFAAVAAARTKRLRIVPGVVVLPAYNPLLIASEISLLDHLAPGRVGVGVARGGSRYTLDRIGVNPAEARAMYEESLEIIRRLWVEDEVEYDGKYFSFPSTTLVPKPATKPHPDLWVASQSVDGARKVGQQGLNLITAPNYGSFEPHGDFEALLQSYNDAVAESGRPRGEVMALRHTWVGRTEAEATRYFDDFVNEYNYYMSLVKGEGTTGSREERLAARGLGEKRDREFVTAGRMKPEQYRFSTEDLYEKYADPVLTTPDRMIERFKGYEKLGVDHLACLVAVGMPIEAVIENMEMMAKEVLPAFR; from the coding sequence ATGAAGTTCTGGGTGACCGCACCGTTCTTCTATCCGGACATGAGCCGACCCTGGTCGGACCTGCTGAATGACATGCTCAGTATCGTTGATGCAGCAGAAGACCTCGGCTTCGAGGGCATCACCATCAACGAGAACCAGTTCCAGAACTATGTGGCGAATCCTTCGGCGCTGACCTTCGCCGCGGTGGCCGCTGCGCGTACGAAGCGCCTGCGCATCGTGCCGGGTGTGGTGGTTCTGCCGGCGTATAATCCCTTGCTCATCGCCTCCGAGATCAGCCTGCTCGACCACCTCGCACCCGGACGTGTGGGGGTGGGCGTCGCCCGTGGCGGCAGCCGCTACACGCTGGACCGCATCGGGGTGAACCCCGCCGAGGCACGCGCCATGTACGAGGAGTCGCTGGAGATCATCAGGCGGCTGTGGGTGGAGGACGAGGTCGAGTACGACGGAAAGTACTTCTCCTTTCCGTCGACGACACTCGTGCCGAAACCGGCGACGAAGCCGCACCCCGACCTGTGGGTGGCCTCGCAGAGCGTCGACGGCGCCCGCAAGGTCGGTCAGCAGGGCCTCAATCTCATCACGGCGCCGAACTACGGCAGCTTCGAGCCACACGGTGATTTCGAGGCGCTCCTCCAGAGCTACAACGACGCCGTTGCCGAGAGCGGACGGCCCCGGGGTGAGGTGATGGCGCTCCGACACACCTGGGTCGGTCGCACGGAGGCAGAGGCCACACGCTACTTCGACGATTTCGTCAACGAGTACAACTATTACATGTCGCTCGTCAAGGGCGAGGGCACCACGGGCTCCCGGGAGGAGCGACTGGCTGCTCGCGGTCTGGGTGAGAAGCGCGATCGCGAATTCGTCACGGCCGGTCGCATGAAGCCCGAGCAGTACCGTTTCTCGACGGAGGATCTGTATGAGAAGTATGCAGATCCGGTGCTGACCACTCCTGATCGGATGATCGAGAGGTTCAAGGGCTACGAGAAGCTCGGTGTCGATCACCTCGCTTGCCTGGTCGCGGTGGGCATGCCGATCGAGGCGGTCATCGAGAACATGGAGATGATGGCGAAGGAGGTGCTCCCTGCCTTCCGTTGA
- a CDS encoding NIPSNAP family protein yields the protein MIYEVREYVAVPGRLPAIIKLFREVTLPLFDRHGMKVVSVGRTSFGDNSFNELVYVLQFSDLAELDAKWTAFLGDDDWADALSTYEADGPLHQSIRRRLVDPSPFSDA from the coding sequence GTGATCTACGAGGTTCGCGAGTACGTCGCTGTTCCGGGGCGCCTGCCCGCGATTATCAAGCTCTTTCGCGAGGTGACCCTGCCATTGTTCGACAGGCACGGGATGAAGGTCGTCAGCGTCGGCCGGACGTCGTTCGGTGACAACTCCTTCAACGAGCTGGTCTATGTGTTGCAGTTCTCGGACCTGGCCGAGCTCGATGCGAAGTGGACCGCCTTCCTCGGCGACGACGACTGGGCCGACGCGCTGAGCACCTACGAGGCCGACGGCCCTCTCCACCAGTCGATCCGTCGCCGCCTGGTGGACCCCAGCCCCTTCAGTGACGCATGA
- a CDS encoding aldehyde dehydrogenase has translation MGATNAGTVPVERPDKFYIGGRWVEPTSSDTIDVIDPATEQVYFSVAEARNADIAAAVGAARSAFDVGPWPRLTHAERAEFLRAIGTAVEERTEDVAQIWPRESGILVGAARSAMAEVSEAYSYYADLAGSFAFEEPVAPTGGGSFGLIRREPVGVVGAIVPWNVPMTLIAYKLAPALLAGCTVVLKASPEAPGAALVMAEIAERVGLPDGVLNVVTADREVSETLVRDPRVDKVAFTGSTAAGKAIAGIMAERVGRCSLELGGKSAAIVLDDADIAEAAAVLAGAECFLTGQICGSLTRIIVSRNRHDAMVESLAARFSQVRVGDPFDADVQMGPLATRRQRQRVEGYVEIGLSEGAVLAAGGGRPVGIERGWFVEPTVFGKVDNSWRIAQEEIFGPVLTVIPAKDEQDAVRIANDSIYGLNASVFTPDADRARAVGVQLRSGTVGHNDNRADFGIGFGGFKQSGIGREGGVAGLQAYLENKTMVFDERPAGSGG, from the coding sequence ATGGGCGCCACGAACGCCGGCACCGTACCCGTCGAGCGGCCGGACAAGTTCTACATCGGTGGCCGGTGGGTCGAGCCGACGTCCTCGGACACGATCGACGTCATCGACCCGGCCACCGAGCAGGTCTATTTCAGCGTGGCGGAGGCGCGGAACGCCGACATCGCCGCCGCGGTCGGCGCGGCGCGCTCGGCTTTCGACGTCGGTCCGTGGCCGCGTCTGACGCACGCAGAGCGGGCCGAGTTCCTCCGCGCGATCGGTACGGCGGTCGAGGAACGCACGGAGGACGTCGCCCAGATCTGGCCGCGGGAGTCGGGGATCCTCGTCGGAGCTGCGAGATCCGCGATGGCCGAGGTGTCTGAGGCGTACTCCTACTACGCCGATCTCGCGGGATCGTTCGCCTTCGAAGAACCGGTCGCTCCCACCGGTGGCGGCAGCTTCGGTCTGATCCGGCGCGAACCGGTCGGCGTGGTGGGTGCCATCGTCCCGTGGAACGTGCCGATGACCCTGATCGCGTACAAGCTCGCCCCGGCCCTGCTGGCTGGTTGCACGGTAGTCCTCAAGGCCTCGCCCGAGGCGCCGGGCGCCGCACTCGTCATGGCGGAGATCGCCGAGCGGGTCGGGTTGCCCGACGGTGTGCTGAACGTGGTCACCGCCGACCGCGAGGTCTCCGAGACCCTGGTTCGCGACCCTCGGGTCGACAAGGTGGCCTTCACCGGATCGACCGCCGCCGGAAAGGCGATCGCCGGGATCATGGCGGAGCGGGTCGGCCGCTGTTCGCTCGAGCTCGGCGGCAAGTCCGCCGCGATCGTGCTCGACGACGCGGACATCGCCGAGGCCGCAGCGGTCCTCGCCGGGGCGGAGTGCTTCCTCACCGGTCAGATCTGCGGGTCGCTCACCCGCATCATCGTCTCCCGGAATCGGCACGATGCGATGGTCGAGTCCCTCGCTGCGAGGTTCTCGCAGGTCCGGGTCGGAGATCCGTTCGACGCCGATGTGCAGATGGGCCCCCTCGCCACGCGACGTCAGAGGCAGCGGGTCGAAGGCTACGTCGAGATCGGCCTGAGCGAGGGTGCGGTGCTGGCTGCCGGCGGCGGACGGCCGGTCGGCATCGAGCGCGGGTGGTTTGTCGAACCGACGGTGTTCGGCAAGGTGGACAACTCGTGGCGGATCGCGCAGGAGGAGATCTTCGGTCCGGTGCTGACGGTGATCCCGGCGAAGGACGAGCAGGACGCCGTCCGGATCGCCAACGACTCGATCTACGGCCTCAACGCCTCGGTGTTCACCCCGGACGCGGATCGGGCGCGGGCGGTCGGTGTGCAACTGCGCTCGGGGACCGTCGGACACAACGACAATCGTGCGGACTTCGGCATCGGGTTCGGTGGATTCAAGCAGTCCGGTATCGGTCGTGAAGGTGGCGTCGCCGGACTTCAGGCCTACCTGGAGAACAAGACGATGGTCTTCGACGAGCGGCCGGCGGGTTCCGGCGGGTGA